The DNA sequence ACCGGTCGGCTTCACGAAAAGAAGCGTGAAGCGGTCGCTTTCGCCGATCGCCAGACTCCTGATCCGCTGCGCCTCGTCCACTTCGGGCCAGCCTTCAAGCGCCAGGTAGCGAAGCGTGGGCGGCAGGCGCCAGACGCGCTTTTCGTAGTCCTTGTCGTCCATCGGATTGTTGTTGATGTCGCTGGTCGCGACCAGTTGCCATCCGGCCTCTTCGGCAAGCCTGATGGTATAGCCCTCGTTGACGTAACCGGACTCGGCCTTGGGATCCTGCCGGATCAATGGATTCCCGCGGTGTTCCACGATCCCCAGGTGGCCGCCGGGCTTCGCCGATACGTACATCATTTCCAGCATGTCGTGGATGCTGCCGCTGGTCATCCAGTTATGGATGTTCCTGAAGGTCAGCACCAGGTCGGCCGAACCCGGCTCGATGGGCCTGAAATTGTCCCCGCTGATGGCAACGACCTCGGCGTCGCCGTACAGAGCCCTGTCGGCGTCGATCAATTCCTCGAGTTCGTTGTAAGCGCCCTTCGCCCACTCGCTGGTATCAGGGCCCCACATCGTTGCGAAGTACTTGCCCGTGCCGGCGACAACAGGCGCGATGATCTCCGTATACCAACCGCCGGTCGCGTTGATTTCCAGCACGGTCATGTCTTCGGCGAGGCCAAGGAAAGTCAGCGTTTCGTAGGGGTTGCGATAGGCGTCCCTGGCTCTTTTCTCCGCCGATCGATGCTCGCCGGTGATGGCGGCCCGCAGGCGCGCATCAGTGGAATCTCCGTCATGGCCGTCTGCGAGAGCGGCTGATCCGGAGAATGCCGCAACAAGCGCCATGGCAAGCACCGGAGATCGTCGTATGAGCTTCATTTGCAGTTCCTTCGTGAATCCGAACGCCGTCTGGAGGCCAGGGCCGGAATTGAACCGGCGTCCACGGATTTGCAGTCCGCTGCATCGCCACTCTGCCACCTGGCCCGGCTGTTCCGCAGGCCGCGCCTTGCCGCGCTGAATCC is a window from the Gammaproteobacteria bacterium genome containing:
- a CDS encoding class I SAM-dependent methyltransferase translates to MKLIRRSPVLAMALVAAFSGSAALADGHDGDSTDARLRAAITGEHRSAEKRARDAYRNPYETLTFLGLAEDMTVLEINATGGWYTEIIAPVVAGTGKYFATMWGPDTSEWAKGAYNELEELIDADRALYGDAEVVAISGDNFRPIEPGSADLVLTFRNIHNWMTSGSIHDMLEMMYVSAKPGGHLGIVEHRGNPLIRQDPKAESGYVNEGYTIRLAEEAGWQLVATSDINNNPMDDKDYEKRVWRLPPTLRYLALEGWPEVDEAQRIRSLAIGESDRFTLLFVKPTG